The following proteins are co-located in the Doryrhamphus excisus isolate RoL2022-K1 chromosome 3, RoL_Dexc_1.0, whole genome shotgun sequence genome:
- the LOC131125797 gene encoding uncharacterized protein LOC131125797 isoform X1, with product MHWQIANVPDSTSFVCASSPSCLSWSALCDGDILPESSVLFQINAEFKRITTVPLQSKFFSQVDLHTDNLTRLFQKRGGQLGERLKRITAQIANCDDVDAGRECIIKGVCVYMGEDPDNLLQEYVSLDQNTINKAIEDTTVGIYVVKEHASSDEAEDIGIVLEGIKVLQNLDNVALGVAVLFGLMYALNLSYPADLRYTFEVIQKIWMELDRGKLSNRALALKNRLHQ from the exons ATGCACTGGCAAATTGCTAATGTACCTGATAGCACATCGTTTGTATGTGCTTCATCTCCCTCTTGCCTGTCCTGGTCTGCTTTGTGTGATGGTGACATTCTCCCTGAATCCTCTGTGCTTTTTCAGATCAACGCTGAATTCAAGAGAATCACGACTGTACCACTTCAGTCCAAGTTCTTTTCTCAGGTGGACCTCCACACTGACAACTTGACAAGGCTGTTCCAGAAGAGAGGAGGACAGCTAGGTGAACGGCTCAAAAGAATCACTGCACAAATTGCCAAT TGTGATGATGTAGATGCTGGACGAGAGTGCATCATTAAAGGAGTCTGTGTCTACATGGGCGAAGATCCAGATAACCTCCTACAGGAATATGTG AGCCTGGATCAGAACACGATCAACAAGGCCATTGAAGACACTACAGTTGGTATATATGTTGTCAAAGAACATGCTTCAAGTGATGAAGCAGAGGACATTGGCATTGTTCTTGAAGGCATCAAGGTGTTACAAAACCTTGATAATGTAGCATTAggtgttgctgttttatttggatTGATGTATGCGCTGAACCTCAGCTATCCTGCTGACCTCCGCTACACTTTTGAGGTAATTCAAAAGATCTGGATGGAACTGGATCGAGGGAAACTTTCCAACAGAGCACTTGCTCTGAAAAACAGGCTCCATCAGTGA
- the LOC131125797 gene encoding uncharacterized protein LOC131125797 isoform X2 produces MVDDFMARWPALFEVSEINAEFKRITTVPLQSKFFSQVDLHTDNLTRLFQKRGGQLGERLKRITAQIANCDDVDAGRECIIKGVCVYMGEDPDNLLQEYVSLDQNTINKAIEDTTVGIYVVKEHASSDEAEDIGIVLEGIKVLQNLDNVALGVAVLFGLMYALNLSYPADLRYTFEVIQKIWMELDRGKLSNRALALKNRLHQ; encoded by the exons ATGGTGGATGATTTCATGGCGAGATGGCCTGCTTTGTTTGAAGTCAGTGAG ATCAACGCTGAATTCAAGAGAATCACGACTGTACCACTTCAGTCCAAGTTCTTTTCTCAGGTGGACCTCCACACTGACAACTTGACAAGGCTGTTCCAGAAGAGAGGAGGACAGCTAGGTGAACGGCTCAAAAGAATCACTGCACAAATTGCCAAT TGTGATGATGTAGATGCTGGACGAGAGTGCATCATTAAAGGAGTCTGTGTCTACATGGGCGAAGATCCAGATAACCTCCTACAGGAATATGTG AGCCTGGATCAGAACACGATCAACAAGGCCATTGAAGACACTACAGTTGGTATATATGTTGTCAAAGAACATGCTTCAAGTGATGAAGCAGAGGACATTGGCATTGTTCTTGAAGGCATCAAGGTGTTACAAAACCTTGATAATGTAGCATTAggtgttgctgttttatttggatTGATGTATGCGCTGAACCTCAGCTATCCTGCTGACCTCCGCTACACTTTTGAGGTAATTCAAAAGATCTGGATGGAACTGGATCGAGGGAAACTTTCCAACAGAGCACTTGCTCTGAAAAACAGGCTCCATCAGTGA